The following proteins are co-located in the Vidua macroura isolate BioBank_ID:100142 chromosome 29, ASM2450914v1, whole genome shotgun sequence genome:
- the LOC128820481 gene encoding keratin-associated protein 5-5-like — protein MCSTGCCSTGCCSVVKSKTVCCSPCKTVCCSPCKTVCCSPCKTVCCSPCKTVCCSPCKTVCCSPCQQSCCCDPCQKTVCCEPCQTCCDPCQKPCCDPCQSCCDPCQKPCCDPCQSCCDPCQSCCDPCQKPCCDPCQSCCDPCQKPCCDPCQTCCDPCQKPCCDPCQTCCDPCQKPCCDPCQTVCCDPCQKPCCDPCQSCCDPCQKPCCDPCQTCCDPCQKPCCDPCQSCCDPCQKPCCDPCQTCCDPCQKPCCDPCQTCCDPCQKPCCDPCQSCCDPCQKPCCDPCQSCCDPCQKPCCDPCQSCCDPCQKPCCDPCQTCCDPCQKPCCDPCQTCCDPCQSVCCTKVCQKSVCCVPRPCCCPCGSLSCCSCVVKKPVVVCCTPVRKYCTPCIPIQQCCASLRKTC, from the coding sequence ATGTGCTCCACTGGATGCTGTTCCACGGGATGCTGCTCTGTCGTGAAGAGCAAGACCgtgtgctgcagcccctgcaagACTGtatgctgcagcccctgcaagACCgtgtgctgcagcccctgcaagactgtgtgctgcagcccctgcaagACCgtgtgctgcagcccctgcaagACTGTGTGCTGCTCCCCATGCCAGCAATCCTGCTGCTGCGACCCGTGCCAGAAGACTGTGTGCTGTGAGCCGTGCCAGACTTGCTGTGACCCATGCCAGAAGCCCTGCTGTGACCCTTGCCAGTCCTGCTGTGACCCATGCCAGAAGCCCTGCTGTGATCCATGCCAGTCCTGCTGTGATCCATGCCAGTCCTGCTGTGACCCATGCCAGAAGCCTTGCTGTGATCCGTGCCAGTCCTGCTGTGATCCATGCCAGAAGCCCTGCTGTGACCCGTGCCAGACCTGCTGTGACCCGTGCCAGAAACCTTGTTGTGATCCATGCCAGACCTGCTGTGATCCATGCCAGAAGCCCTGCTGTGACCCATGCCAGACTGTCTGCTGTGACCCGTGCCAGAAGCCTTGCTGTGACCCGTGCCAGTCGTGCTGTGACCCGTGCCAGAAGCCTTGCTGTGACCCGTGCCAGACCTGCTGTGACCCATGCCAGAAGCCTTGCTGTGACCCGTGCCAGTCGTGCTGTGACCCGTGCCAGAAGCCCTGCTGTGACCCGTGCCAGACCTGCTGTGACCCATGCCAGAAGCCTTGCTGTGACCCATGCCAGACCTGCTGTGACCCATGCCAGAAGCCTTGCTGTGACCCTTGCCAGTCCTGCTGTGACCCGTGCCAGAAGCCTTGCTGTGATCCATGCCAGTCCTGCTGTGACCCATGCCAGAAGCCTTGCTGTGACCCATGCCAGTCCTGCTGTGATCCATGCCAGAAGCCCTGCTGTGACCCATGCCAGACCTGCTGTGACCCGTGCCAGAAGCCTTGCTGTGACCCATGCCAGACCTGCTGTGACCCGTGCCAGTCCGTGTGCTGCACCAAGGTGTGCCAGAAGTCCGTGTGCTGTGTCCCaaggccctgctgctgcccctgcgggtccctgtcctgctgctcctgtgtggTGAAGAAGCCTGTGGTGGTTTGCTGCACCCCCGTGAGGAAGTACTGCACCCCCTGCATCCCCATCCAGCAGTGCTGCGCCAGCCTCAGGAAGACCTGCTGA
- the LOC128820579 gene encoding small proline-rich protein 2K-like, translating to MCSRGSCHDYESSCHGSRSSCHESRSSCHSGPSCHYTIQRQPVQKFSYVTPCCPPVQPCYPPVQHYCPPVQRYCPPVQRYCPPVCPQVTKNICKLPPCYPKY from the coding sequence ATGTGCTCCCGCGGGTCCTGCCATGACTACGAGTCCTCCTGCCATGGATCCCGCTCCTCCTGCCATGAATCCCGCTCCTCCTGCCACTCGGGGCCCTCGTGCCACTACACCATCCAGAGGCAGCCCGTGCAGAAGTTCAGCTACGTGACACCCTGCTGCCCCCCGGTGCAGCCCTGCTACCCTCCAGTGCAGCACTATTGCCCCCCAGTGCAGCGTTACTGCCCCCCAGTGCAGCGTTACTGCCCCCCAGTCTGCCCCCAGGTCACCAAGAACATCTGCAAGCTGCCCCCGTGCTACCCCAAGTACTGA
- the LOC128820607 gene encoding putative small proline-rich protein 5 — translation MCSRGSCHDYESSCRGSRSSCHRSWFSCHRSHSSCHEPEPSCHSIQRQPVQKCTYVTPCCPPVQRYCPPVPCCPPVQRYCPPAPCCPQVLCCPQVPYCPQYTKNIWNLPPACPKY, via the coding sequence ATGTGCTCCCGCGGGTCCTGCCACGACTACGAGTCCTCCTGCCGTGGATCCCGCTCCTCCTGCCACAGATCCTGGTTCTCCTGCCACAGATCCCACTCCTCCTGCCACGAGCCAGAGCCCTCCTGCCACTCCATCCAGAGGCAGCCGGTGCAGAAATGCACCTACGTGacaccctgctgtccccccgTGCAGCGTtactgtccccctgtcccctgctgtccccccgTGCAGCGCTATTGTCCCCCTgccccctgctgtccccaggtcctgtgctgtccccaggtgccctACTGCCCCCAGTACACCAAGAACATCTGGAACCTTCCACCGGCATGTCCCAAGTACTGA
- the LOC128820578 gene encoding putative small proline-rich protein 5, with protein MCSRRSCHSHETSCHESRSSCHDSGLSCHYTIQRQPVQKFSYVTPCCPQVQPCYPPVQRYCAPVQPCCPPVQRYCPPVCPQVTKNICKLPPCYPKY; from the coding sequence ATGTGTTCCCGCCGGTCCTGCCACAGCCACGAGACCTCGTGCCATGAATCCCGCTCCTCCTGCCACGACTCTGGACTCTCGTGCCACTACACCATCCAGAGGCAGCCCGTGCAGAAGTTCAGCTACGTGAcaccctgctgcccccaggtgCAGCCCTGCTACCCTCCAGTGCAGCGTTACTGCGCCccagtgcagccctgctgccccccagTGCAGCGTTACTGCCCCCCAGTCTGCCCCCAGGTCACCAAGAACATCTGCAAGCTGCCCCCATGCTACCCCAAGTACTGA
- the LOC128820273 gene encoding uncharacterized protein LOC128820273, translating to MTTSVDLMGDVTRPTRLSREEQGLGMTQQQLVMPQLGFKAWNCPCPWPHHLAPSHLSWHRHKAKRCKFGCFPSLFQIYHYLRRKCSRRNRGYSREISLSHRRFCSGAFANRHGRASFSYDGEGSVTYSRRPSSCLPLPAPAPYSISGGYSCDTGGDCGVTSSWDLTVGTVPVYGSGVGMGYSSEDVGPVYHGGNSGMAEGAGAGYEYSAPLSDTLCTGGVSEGSGYYGGGYGYGTHGSGTFPGPELSPAGGGCAQVVQQKCPVVVPTIKTQQCKQSTHWPPIQKK from the exons ATGACCACCTCTGTGGACCTGATGGGAGATGTGACCAGGCCCACCAGGCTCAGTCGGGAAGAGCAGGGATTGGGGATGACCCAACAGCAGCTGGTGATGCCCCAG CTCGGTTTCAAAGCCTGGAATTGCCCCTGTCCCTGGCCACACCACCTGGCACCTTCCCACCTGTCCTGGCATCGACACAAAGCAAAACGGTGCAAGTTTGggtgttttccttccctcttccagaTTTACCACTATCTCCGGCGGAAATGTTCCCGGCGGAACCGGGGCTACAGCCGGGAGATCTCCCTGAGCCACCGCAGATTCTGCTCCGGGGCCTTCGCCAACCGCCACGGCCGCGCCTCCTTCTCATACGACGGGGAAGGCTCCGTCACCTACAGCCGGAGACCCTcatcctgcctgcccctgccagcaccagccccCTACAGCATCTCAGGGGGGTACTCGTGTGACACTGGTGGGGATTGTGGGGTCACGTCCAGCTGGGACCTCACAGTGGGAACAGTCCCCGTCTACGGCTCCGGAGTGGGAATGGGGTACAGCAGCGAGGACGTGGGTCCGGTCTACCACGGAGGGAATTcgggaatggctgagggagcaggggctgggtaTGAATACTCTGCACCCCTGAGTGACACCCTATGCACGGGGGGGGTCTCTGAGGGCTCAGGGTACTACGGGGGAGGGTATGGATATGGGACACATGGATCTGGGACATTCCCCGgcccagagctcagccctgcaggcgGGGGATGCGCTCAAGTGGTGCAGCAGAAATGCCCCGTGGTCGTCCCCACCATCAAGACCCAGCAGTGCAAGCAGAGCACCCACTGGCCCCCCATCCAGAAGAAGTGA
- the LOC128820484 gene encoding loricrin-like — protein sequence MCSRQSSGGCRGMSSQSSGCHSEGSGCHGSGSSSYQSQGSSCCRGGGGSGKVIISSGGGGGGSCCSGGSSGYGIGGGYSGGSSGSKTIIGGGSSGGYSGYGMGGGCGGGSSGSKSIVVGGGSGGSSGCCSGGSYGMGGGYGGSSGSKSIIGGGSSGGSSGCCSGGSYGMGGGYGGSSGSKSIIGGGSSGGSSGCCSGGSYGMGGGYGGSSGSKSIIGGGSSGSSSGCCSGGYSGYGMGGGCGGGSSGSKSIVIGGSSGGSSGYCGGGSSYGMGGGYGGSSGSKTIIGGGGSSGCCSGGSSSYGMGGGYGGSSGLKSIIGGGSSGGSFGCCSGGSSGYGMGGGYGGGSSGGKIIIGGGGSGGSSGCCGGGSSYGMGGGCSSGSSGQTIIISSGGGSGGSSQQKCPIVIPSVVSHQSKQSSYWPCQQK from the coding sequence ATGTGCTCCAGACAAAGCTCCGGAGGCTGCCGTGGGATGTCCTCCCAGTCCAGTGGGTGCCACAGCGAGGGCTCCGGTTGCCACGGGAGCGGCTCCTCCAGTTACCAgtcccagggctcctcctgctgcaggggcgGAGGGGGCTCTGGCAAAGTCATCATTAGCTCtggtggtggaggaggaggatccTGCTGCAGTGGGGGCTCCTCTGGATATGGGATAGGAGGGGGATACAGTGGTGGCTCTTCAGGATCAAAGACCATCATTGGAGGGGGAAGCAGTGGAGGATACTCAGGTTATGGCATGGGAGGAGGGTGCGGTGGTGGCTCGTCAGGATCAAAGAGCATTGTTGTAGGTGGAGGTAGTGGAGGTTCCTCTGGATGCTGCAGTGGGGGCAGCTATGGGATGGGTGGAGGATACGGTGGATCTTCAGGATCAAAGAGCATCATTGGAGGGGGAAGCAGTGGAGGTTCCTCTGGGTGCTGCAGTGGGGGCAGCTATGGGATGGGTGGAGGATATGGTGGATCTTCAGGATCAAAGAGCATCATTGGAGGGGGAAGCAGTGGAGGTTCCTCTGGGTGCTGCAGTGGGGGCAGCTATGGGATGGGTGGAGGATATGGTGGATCTTCAGGATCAAAGAGCATCATTGGAGGGGGAAGCAGTGGAAGTTCCTCTGGGTGCTGCAGTGGAGGATACTCGGGTTATGGCATGGGAGGAGGGTGCGGTGGTGGATCTTCAGGATCAAAGAGCATCGTTATAGGTGGAAGTAGTGGAGGTTCCTCTGGATACTGTGGTGGAGGATCCAGCTATGGGATGGGTGGAGGATATGGTGGATCTTCAGGATCAAAGACCATCATTGGAGGTGGAGGTTCCTCTGGGTGCTGCAGTGGGGGCTCCTCTAGCTATGGGATGGGTGGAGGATATGGTGGATCTTCAGGATTGAAGAGCATCATTGGAGGGGGAAGCAGTGGAGGTTCCTTTGGATGCTGCAGTGGAGGATCTTCAGGATACGGGATGGGAGGAGGGTATGGTGGTGGGTCTTCAGGAGGGAAGATCATCATTGGAGGTGGAGGCAGTGGTGGATCCTCTGGATGCTGTGGTGGAGGATCCAGCTATGGGATGGGAGGAGGATGCAGCAGCGGCTCCTCAGGCCAGACCATCATCATCAGCTCTGGAGGGGGCAGCGGAGGCTCCTCCCAGCAGAAATGTCCCATTGTCATCCCCAGCGTGGTGTCCCACCAGAGCAAGCAGAGCTCCTACTGGCCCTGCCAGCAGAAGTaa
- the LOC128820486 gene encoding loricrin-like encodes MMGGGGGGGSSGCCGGGSSGGSSKSMMGGGGGGGSSGCCGGGSSSGSSKSMMGGGGGGGSSGCCGGRSGGGSSGMKIIMGGGGGGGSSGCCGGGSSGGSSKSMMGGGGGGGSSGCCGGGSGGGSGGSAQKIIISSGGGGGGSSGCCGWGSGGGSSGGKIIIGGGGGGGSSGCCGGGSSGGSSGQTIIISSGGGGGGSSQQKCPIVIPQTKQSSHWPCQQK; translated from the coding sequence ATGATGGGAGGTGGAGGTGGTGGTGGATCCTCCGGATGCTGCGGTGGTGGATCCAGCGGTGGATCTTCAAAGAGCATGATGGGAGGTGGAGGCGGTGGTGGGTCCTCTGGATGCTGCGGTGGTGGATCCAGCAGTGGATCTTCAAAGAGCATGATGGGAGGTGGAGGCGGTGGTGGGTCCTCTGGATGCTGCGGTGGCAGATCTGGTGGTGGCTCTTCTGGGATGAAGATCATAATGGGAGGTGGAGGCGGTGGTGGATCCTCTGGATGTTGCGGTGGTGGATCTAGTGGTGGCTCCTCAAAGAGCATGATGGGAGGTGGAGGCGGTGGTGGATCCTCTGGGTGCTGTGGTGGAGGATCCGGCGGTGGCAGTGGGGGATCAGCCCAGAAGATCATCATCAGCTCtggtggtggaggaggaggctcCTCTGGATGCTGCGGATGGGGATCCGGTGGTGGCTCTTCAGGAGGGAAGATCATCATTGGAGGTGGAGGCGGTGGCGGATCCTCCGGATGCTGTGGTGGAGGATCCAGCGGTGGCTCCTCAGGCCAGACCATCATCATCAGCTCTGGAGGTGGCGGCGGAGGCTCCTCCCAGCAGAAATGTCCCATTGTCATCCCCCAGACCAAGCAGAGCTCCCACTGGCCCTGCCAGCAGAAGTAa